One Natrinema marinum genomic window carries:
- a CDS encoding ABC transporter permease — translation MSGDATRPGEATTGEGTQSDRSRPTAPGSRRRLETIVGRELRTVARTRTFFVLGLAFTAVVLGIAWVGGSVRAGYVPTLVDLLTPLELLVPVVAVAFGYRAILGDAQRGELDVLQTYPVSSRDIVFGVYAGRAIGLVTAVVVPLVLAALAVVVFEDEGRTLYASHSGADSPVLFARFVVLTVLFALTVLAVAIAISAVVSGTRSALALSVVALVVLLVGLDLALVYGFSAGAIGDESLVYALAISPLSAYRGLVFESAIVVASGTGPAAAAPIASLLSFGGWTGASLGIATWVLNR, via the coding sequence ATGAGCGGCGACGCGACCCGGCCCGGCGAGGCCACCACAGGGGAGGGGACGCAGTCCGACCGCTCGCGACCGACGGCCCCCGGCTCGAGACGCCGTCTCGAGACGATCGTCGGACGGGAACTCCGCACGGTCGCGCGCACTCGGACGTTTTTCGTTCTCGGACTCGCGTTCACCGCCGTCGTCCTGGGCATCGCCTGGGTCGGCGGGAGCGTCCGCGCCGGCTACGTCCCGACGCTGGTCGACCTGCTCACGCCGCTCGAGTTGCTCGTCCCGGTGGTCGCCGTCGCCTTCGGCTATCGCGCCATCCTCGGCGACGCACAGCGCGGCGAGCTCGACGTGCTGCAGACATATCCCGTCTCGAGCCGCGATATCGTCTTCGGCGTCTACGCCGGACGGGCGATAGGACTGGTGACCGCCGTCGTCGTCCCGCTCGTCCTCGCCGCGCTCGCGGTCGTCGTCTTCGAAGACGAGGGCCGGACGCTGTACGCCTCGCACTCCGGTGCCGACTCGCCGGTCCTGTTCGCCCGGTTCGTCGTCCTGACGGTGCTGTTCGCGCTGACCGTCCTCGCCGTCGCGATCGCGATCTCGGCGGTGGTCAGCGGCACGCGCAGCGCGCTCGCGCTGTCGGTGGTCGCGCTCGTCGTCCTGCTGGTCGGGCTGGACCTGGCGCTGGTCTACGGCTTCTCGGCCGGCGCAATCGGCGACGAGAGCCTCGTCTACGCGCTCGCGATCAGCCCGCTCAGCGCCTATCGAGGGCTCGTCTTCGAGAGCGCCATCGTCGTCGCGTCGGGGACCGGACCCGCGGCGGCGGCACCGATCGCGAGCCTGCTAAGCTTCGGCGGCTGGACGGGCGCGTCGCTCGGCATCGCGACGTGGGTGTTGAACCGGTAG
- a CDS encoding nitrous oxide reductase accessory protein NosL gives MEPPIAATGDGAVGRRTVLGSVAAACLGSIAGCVGDEGTANAPDPISIDAEHACDNCTMAVGNHPGPAGQSHYEDPTAVLDEDRPAQFCSTLCTYAFTFDQQRESEPVVSYLTDYSAVEYEVDDSGQRTVISRHLEADAFGDVSGLTMIADSDVEGSMGRTMIPFGDADEAEEFQAEYGGDSYENDEVTQELVMSLMN, from the coding sequence ATGGAACCACCGATCGCAGCTACGGGTGACGGAGCAGTCGGGCGCCGGACCGTCCTCGGTAGCGTCGCGGCCGCCTGTCTCGGCTCGATCGCCGGGTGTGTCGGCGACGAAGGGACCGCGAACGCCCCCGATCCGATCAGTATCGACGCGGAACACGCCTGTGACAACTGTACGATGGCCGTCGGAAATCACCCCGGTCCGGCCGGCCAGTCCCATTACGAGGACCCGACGGCCGTCCTCGACGAGGACCGGCCGGCGCAGTTTTGCAGCACGCTCTGTACGTACGCGTTCACGTTCGACCAGCAGCGCGAAAGCGAGCCCGTCGTCTCGTACCTGACCGACTACTCGGCGGTCGAGTACGAGGTCGACGACAGCGGCCAGCGGACAGTCATCTCTCGTCACCTCGAGGCCGACGCGTTCGGCGATGTCTCGGGGCTCACCATGATCGCCGACAGCGATGTCGAGGGCTCGATGGGGAGAACGATGATTCCGTTCGGCGACGCCGACGAGGCCGAGGAATTTCAGGCCGAATACGGCGGCGATAGCTACGAAAATGACGAAGTCACGCAGGAACTGGTAATGTCGCTGATGAACTGA
- the arcS gene encoding archaeosine synthase subunit alpha: MTDYFEIHERDGAARVGELRLSSPVTTPALVDDILEDAGSLWSADRDVPEGDDSRLTVLPHRAFPGGTPEEVQESFAVDYPDVDYPSVAVVSSEQADNHGTDAYALSNGQSVMGHGAALVEAVVSVREAIPADTAVLFSGVATPRNVAVLAYAGVDLFDETAAVVKGTEGRYLTTDEAYFLEDLEELPCSCPACRQPREEFTREDCAEHNVNALEAELAIVRRRIRDGRLRDYVEGQARQDQWLTAAMRELDSQWGYLEKRTPILRDAQISAATADTLRRVEIQRFADRVTTRYRNRFKNPLVLVPCSAAKPYSESQSHRQFHDAIQWRAHLVSMTSPIGVVPQELETTYPAQHYDTVVTGRWSEDEKQFVSAVLERYLERNEYPKIVAHVPDEGYRDIVERVEESLDLEITYTVPEGGHPTADESLANLSEALSGELKYSKREREHNTVRAIADYLLGDGAGDDLFEDIQTTSRYPKIQVRDPDDTQLATMVPQYGTLSFTLEGAKRWLESDAPVKRVEIDGFVPHGSVLAPGVVDADEEIRVGDEVLVEGPQAFAVGRAEMFGREMAESTRGIACEVRHVEEK; the protein is encoded by the coding sequence ATGACCGACTACTTCGAAATCCACGAGCGCGACGGGGCCGCGCGCGTGGGCGAACTCCGCCTCTCGTCGCCGGTGACGACGCCCGCACTCGTCGACGATATTCTCGAGGATGCGGGCTCGCTCTGGAGCGCGGACCGAGACGTTCCCGAGGGCGACGACTCGCGGCTGACCGTCCTCCCTCACCGGGCGTTTCCGGGGGGGACTCCCGAGGAAGTCCAAGAGTCGTTCGCCGTCGACTACCCCGACGTCGACTACCCCAGCGTCGCCGTCGTCTCGAGCGAGCAGGCCGACAACCACGGGACGGACGCCTACGCCCTGTCGAACGGCCAGTCCGTGATGGGCCACGGCGCGGCGCTCGTCGAAGCCGTCGTCAGCGTCCGCGAGGCGATTCCGGCCGACACCGCCGTGCTGTTCTCCGGGGTGGCGACGCCGCGAAACGTCGCCGTGTTGGCCTACGCCGGCGTCGACCTCTTCGACGAAACCGCGGCCGTCGTGAAGGGGACCGAAGGGCGGTATCTGACGACCGACGAGGCGTACTTCCTCGAGGACCTCGAGGAACTCCCCTGCTCGTGTCCGGCCTGCCGGCAGCCACGCGAGGAGTTTACCCGTGAGGACTGCGCCGAACACAACGTCAACGCGCTCGAAGCCGAACTCGCGATCGTCCGCCGGCGGATCCGCGACGGGCGCCTGCGAGACTACGTCGAGGGACAGGCCCGACAGGACCAGTGGCTCACCGCGGCGATGCGCGAACTCGACTCGCAGTGGGGCTACCTCGAGAAGCGGACACCAATTCTCCGAGACGCCCAGATCAGCGCCGCGACCGCGGACACGCTCCGCCGGGTCGAAATTCAGCGCTTCGCGGACCGGGTGACGACGCGGTACCGGAACCGCTTCAAAAACCCGCTCGTGCTGGTCCCCTGTTCGGCCGCCAAACCCTACAGCGAGTCCCAGAGCCACCGCCAGTTCCACGACGCCATCCAGTGGCGGGCCCACCTCGTCTCGATGACCTCACCGATCGGCGTCGTCCCCCAGGAACTCGAGACGACCTACCCCGCACAGCACTACGACACCGTGGTCACGGGCCGCTGGTCCGAGGACGAAAAGCAGTTCGTGAGCGCGGTCCTCGAGCGCTACCTCGAGCGCAACGAGTACCCGAAAATCGTCGCGCACGTCCCCGACGAGGGCTACCGCGACATCGTCGAGCGCGTCGAGGAGAGCCTCGACCTCGAGATCACCTACACCGTCCCCGAGGGCGGCCATCCGACGGCCGACGAGTCGCTCGCGAACCTCTCGGAAGCCCTATCGGGCGAACTCAAGTACTCCAAGCGCGAGCGCGAGCACAACACCGTCCGCGCCATCGCGGATTACCTGCTCGGCGACGGGGCCGGCGACGACCTCTTCGAGGACATCCAGACGACCAGCCGCTACCCGAAGATCCAGGTCCGCGACCCCGACGACACCCAGCTCGCGACGATGGTCCCCCAGTACGGCACCCTCTCCTTTACGCTCGAGGGAGCCAAGCGATGGCTCGAGAGCGATGCGCCCGTCAAGCGAGTCGAGATCGACGGCTTCGTCCCCCACGGCAGCGTCCTCGCGCCGGGCGTCGTCGACGCCGACGAGGAGATCCGCGTCGGCGACGAAGTGCTCGTCGAGGGGCCGCAGGCGTTCGCCGTCGGCCGCGCGGAGATGTTCGGCCGCGAGATGGCAGAGAGCACGCGCGGCATCGCCTGCGAGGTCCGCCACGTCGAGGAGAAGTAA
- a CDS encoding ABC transporter ATP-binding protein, with protein MTDTTPILEATGIDHDYGAVSVLRDVSATVERGRVTALIGPNGSGKTTLIRVLAGLHEPTAGDVAYNGPDTARRIGYLPQHPAFRPGFTALETLRFYASLVGGDETDAMAQLERIGLEDAADRNVEALSGGMTRLLGIAQATIGDPPIVILDEPGSGLDPGMRLHVFDVASTLADDGIAVLLSSHDLELVERVADDVLILADGRTVEQGSTANLRERLGAASLRPVYDEAVGGERDTVAVLGERA; from the coding sequence ATGACTGACACGACACCCATCCTCGAGGCGACCGGTATCGACCACGACTACGGGGCGGTCTCCGTGCTCCGGGATGTCTCCGCGACCGTCGAACGCGGCCGCGTGACGGCCCTGATCGGCCCGAACGGCTCCGGCAAGACGACGCTCATCCGCGTCCTCGCCGGCCTCCACGAGCCGACGGCGGGCGACGTCGCGTACAACGGTCCCGACACCGCCAGACGGATCGGCTACCTACCCCAACATCCGGCGTTTCGGCCTGGGTTCACGGCCCTCGAGACGCTTCGCTTCTACGCGTCGCTCGTCGGCGGCGACGAGACCGACGCGATGGCACAGCTAGAGCGGATCGGCCTCGAGGACGCGGCCGATCGGAACGTCGAGGCCCTCTCCGGCGGGATGACGCGGCTGCTCGGCATCGCGCAGGCGACGATCGGCGACCCCCCGATCGTCATCCTCGACGAGCCCGGCAGCGGGTTAGATCCCGGCATGCGGCTGCACGTCTTCGACGTGGCGTCGACCCTCGCCGACGACGGGATCGCGGTCCTGTTGAGTTCCCACGACCTGGAACTCGTCGAGCGGGTCGCCGACGACGTGCTCATCCTCGCGGACGGACGGACCGTCGAGCAGGGGTCGACGGCCAACCTGCGCGAGCGTCTGGGCGCCGCCTCGCTGCGCCCGGTCTACGACGAGGCCGTCGGCGGCGAGCGAGACACCGTGGCGGTACTGGGTGAGCGCGCATGA